The following nucleotide sequence is from Psychroserpens sp. Hel_I_66.
TTGAAAATAAAACTGGCATGAATGCATGATGCTCTATACCACTTTCATCTATTTTATGTTTCATTTTTGATGAAATTTTACTTCCAACGTCATCATAGATTAATTTTACCTCTAAGCCTTCTTTTGCTTTAGAACAAAGGATGTCTAAAAACTCTGATCCAATTTTGTCATCTTTAATGACATAATATTCAATATGAATATAATTTTTAGCATCTCGTAAATCTTTAAATAAACGTTCAAATTTTAATTTACCGTTCACTAAAATATCAACTTTGTTCTTAAGTGTCAATGGCGATTTATCACTGGTTTTCAAAAGTTTGACCAGCTTTATTTTGTCATCTAAAGATTTGTTTAATTTTTCGAGATCCTGTTCTTTAACTCTCAAATTTTTTCCAACAGATTTAATAACGCTGGTATTTGAAATATCCTTTCTATTAAAGAGTTTGGTTTTTCTGTATTCTTGACCAAACATATAATAAACAAACAACCCAAAAAACGGAACAAAGACCAAAACCATTATATAGGATAGGGTTTTGGTCGGATTTAGATTTTTAAAAAATATGGTAACAACTGCAGCTAATGCTAGCAAATAGTTGATAACAATTAAAATAACCCATACATTATTTCCTAAAAAATCAAACACTTACGGTTTTGAAGGGTAATAACCTTCTTTAGGGATTTCAATAAAATATTTTTTTCTTGAGGAGTTGTTAAGTTTTGGTTCTCTTAACCAAGGATTATGGATTTTTAAAATTTTATAATTAATCCCGTAGCGTTGAGCAAACTTTGTAAAATCTGTTACAGCTGTGTCAACTTCTACTTTATAGGTTGGGATTGTTTTGTATAAATCTTCCGAAGTAAAATTAAAACCGTACTTTTTTGGGTGGCTCAAAATTTCTTTTAGAGCAACGATCCTAAAAATATAACGACCTGTTTCTTCTCCCAATAATAGATCATAATAATCTTTTACGTCTTGTTCTTCTAGACGTCTGGAAACTCCCGCGTTTCCAGCGTTATAAGCAGCAGCAGCGAGCGTCCAAGACCCTAAGTCTTGTTTTGATTTTAGCAAGTATTTGCAAGCAACCTCAGTGGCCATCTCTAAATGATAGCGTTCGTCTACATTGCTGTTTACCTCTAGACCATTCTCTCTTCCTGTTGCTGGCATAATTTGCCATACGCCTCTTGCTCCAGCAGGAGAAACAGCATTCGTTAAACCGCTTTCAATCACTGCTAAATATTTAAAATCTTCTGGAATACCATTTTTTTTGAGAATTGGCTCAATAATTGGGAAATACTTTTCTGCACGTTTAAACATTAACAATCCGTTTGATTGCCAGTAAGTATTTACCAATAACTCTCTATCCATTCGTTCTAAAATGTCTGGATCCTCTAAAGGCATTTTTTCACCTGCAAAATTTAAATCGTCTGGAATAGGTATTGCATAAACATTGTAATCGTTAACTAGTTGTTGTGAGTTTGAAACTTCACTGTCTGAAACAGGTTTTTCCGTTGAGATATTATCAGACTGGACTGCGAAAATAAAGAGTCCTGATAAGCAAACTAAACCAATAGCTGCCAATATATTTTTTATAATTTTCATATTAGATTTTTTTAAGGGAAGTCATTGATTGACTGTTCCTCAAATGTATAAAATTAAACGATGAGTTTCAACTTAGTCTAAGATTAGTTTTGGTAAATTTTCGTTAAACCATTTGTATTTATTGATCACCATGATGTGAGTTCCGCCCGGTATTATTATACAGTTACCAACACAAGAGTGAGGAAACACAGCATCGTTATCTCCCTGTATATATATAGCGTCCTCGTTGGGCTCTTCTTGATCCCATTCTATGACATTCTCTATAGCCCAATCTAAATATTGTTTATCATTAACAGATAAATATTTTTTATACAATTCAATACGTTTTGTAATCGTTTCGCCAAAGGCATACTTTGCCAAAACATCTATATTAGAAACCAACTGAGTAGGCAAAATTTTATAGGCCTTAGTAAATTTCATGACTTTTAATCTTTTTGGCAGCTCGTGCTTGGACTTAATACTGGAAACAACAAACAATTTTCTTAAGTTCATGTACTTACTCATTTCCTGAACTAATATTCCGCCAAACGAAACACCAAGCAAAACGACGTTTTCTTCTTTTATATTCAAGATCATTCGCTTTGCATAAGACTCTAAAGATTCACCTTGGTTGGGCATTATCCATTCAAGCCAATGGATTTCGAACTGTTTTTCAGGAAGTTTTATATGCTCAAAAATCGTAGGGTTTGCTGCCATTCCTGGCATTAAATATACATGTATAGTTTCTTGTTGCATAAGTGCTTATGTAAACAGTTTGTAATATCTGTTATATTTTTCGTAAATTTGTACCACAAAACTATGCAAAAGTATAGTTCTACCCTACCGACCATTGAATTAAATACAAATTATTATGATTGATGCTGCTGAATTAACAGATAATGACTTTTTACGTCAATTTGAGTTAAAGGTTCAAGATGGACTTGCAATTATTGAATATTCCAGTCAAGATCGAAAGATCTTTTTAACTAAATTGATTATTCCCGAATCGGTAACAGATGAGAATTTTGAAGAAGATTTTTTAACCTTGGTTTTTGATCACATCGCAGAGAGTAACTTGAGCGTTGTCCCTACTAGCCCAGAAATCGCAAAATTTATTAGGCGACATAGAAAATATAAAAAAATGCTCCCTGTTGGCATTAGAATATAAATGAATAAAAAAAAACCGAAACTTTTAAGTTTCGGTTTTTTTTTGGTTACTCTCATATGTATTGTTCTGTATAATAACAAACAACATCTTCATTGTTTGAATTTTGTGTTTCCGTTTTCAATATAAATCTCTCATCATCATAATTAGAAACCAGAATTTTATCTATTGTTTATTTAAGACATCAACAAGGTAAGTACAACTAAAATTAAAGTTGATATAAGTAATTTTCTCATTTTAAATATTTGAATTTCAGTTAAAAACAAGTAAATGTAATCTAAGAAAAACACTGTACAAACTTTTCTTTTATTCTACGGAAATAAAACGTTGAACGCATTTTATTCAACGTCAAAATCATTTATTTTAAAACTTCCGAAGAAAAAAATTACTAATTTTTAAAACCCTCAGGTACGAATAGTTTACAAACTAATTTTAAACCACAACTTTTTTTAGTCATAATTACATCTAAACTTCTATAGGCATAGAAATCTAATTATATTTACTTGTTTATATTAAGAGTTGGAAAATTCATATAAAAGTCACATATTTTGCATTCTATTGGCTTTTTCTTCTTTTAAAACCTATAACCAACATACCTATGTCTAAAGCAGAAGCAAGAATACAAGAGGTCATTTCTTTTTTTAAAAATAAAGATCTGGTTCTTGGCTATCGCAAATTAATGGATTGCGTGATTGATACACAAGACCTTGATTTGTACCGTGAGGTGATTGATTTAACCGATTGGAAAGAGAAATTCCCAGAAAAAGAACCAGAACTCATTGAGCGATCATTGGTTATTTTAGAACGGGTCTCGAAAATCCCAATCATAGAATACAATACCAATAACCCTGTAGTTGTGGGCAGCAATTTGATAAAGAGTTATGGTTACAACAGGTTTAAATTGGGACCGATTTCAGTAAAAATACATAAAGGTGAAGTTTATGGTTTGGTTGGCGAAAACGGGAATGGAAAAACCACCTTACTGCGCGTTCTAGCTAAAGAAATAAAATATAATGAAGGTAATTTAGATTTTAGATTTGACACGCCTTACGACTCAGATTATGATTTGAGAACAAATTTGGTTTACATACCGCAAAGAACCCAAAAATGGTATGGAAGCTTAAAGGATAACCTCAAATTTGTGTTGTCCAACTACGGGATCGCACCAGAAGAAAATGAAACCAGAGTGCTCATGATGATTGCTCGCTTTGGTCTATGGAATTACAAACACCTTAAATGGAGTGAACTCTCGTCTGGTTACAAAATGCGTTTTGAACTTGCCCGCACATTACTTCGCCAGCCAGAATTATTACTCCTTGATGAGCCATTGGCAAATTTAGATGTATTGGCACAGCAGGTGATCTTAGAGGATTTAAAATCTATCTGCAATTCTATAAATAAC
It contains:
- a CDS encoding lytic transglycosylase domain-containing protein, producing MKIIKNILAAIGLVCLSGLFIFAVQSDNISTEKPVSDSEVSNSQQLVNDYNVYAIPIPDDLNFAGEKMPLEDPDILERMDRELLVNTYWQSNGLLMFKRAEKYFPIIEPILKKNGIPEDFKYLAVIESGLTNAVSPAGARGVWQIMPATGRENGLEVNSNVDERYHLEMATEVACKYLLKSKQDLGSWTLAAAAYNAGNAGVSRRLEEQDVKDYYDLLLGEETGRYIFRIVALKEILSHPKKYGFNFTSEDLYKTIPTYKVEVDTAVTDFTKFAQRYGINYKILKIHNPWLREPKLNNSSRKKYFIEIPKEGYYPSKP
- a CDS encoding ATP-binding cassette domain-containing protein — translated: MSKAEARIQEVISFFKNKDLVLGYRKLMDCVIDTQDLDLYREVIDLTDWKEKFPEKEPELIERSLVILERVSKIPIIEYNTNNPVVVGSNLIKSYGYNRFKLGPISVKIHKGEVYGLVGENGNGKTTLLRVLAKEIKYNEGNLDFRFDTPYDSDYDLRTNLVYIPQRTQKWYGSLKDNLKFVLSNYGIAPEENETRVLMMIARFGLWNYKHLKWSELSSGYKMRFELARTLLRQPELLLLDEPLANLDVLAQQVILEDLKSICNSINNPIALILSSQQLYEVEKISDKVIYLKDGQYKDNKQVVTDEDNHLIVEIDCEAKREELLTIFESLNLEKLIYNGGIYVCYFKESTAFSSVLESLGKHKIDVTYTRNITKSTRRFFVS
- a CDS encoding alpha/beta hydrolase, with amino-acid sequence MQQETIHVYLMPGMAANPTIFEHIKLPEKQFEIHWLEWIMPNQGESLESYAKRMILNIKEENVVLLGVSFGGILVQEMSKYMNLRKLFVVSSIKSKHELPKRLKVMKFTKAYKILPTQLVSNIDVLAKYAFGETITKRIELYKKYLSVNDKQYLDWAIENVIEWDQEEPNEDAIYIQGDNDAVFPHSCVGNCIIIPGGTHIMVINKYKWFNENLPKLILD
- a CDS encoding GNAT family N-acetyltransferase, with translation MIDAAELTDNDFLRQFELKVQDGLAIIEYSSQDRKIFLTKLIIPESVTDENFEEDFLTLVFDHIAESNLSVVPTSPEIAKFIRRHRKYKKMLPVGIRI